The Candidatus Margulisiibacteriota bacterium sequence TATTCAAAATCGTTAATTTTTAACGATATAGGCTTTGCTATGCTTATTTTTCAAAAAACTACTTTTAAAAAAGTCCTTGACCTATTACCGCATCACTTTTGAATAATTCACAAAATGATATAACGGCTAAAGTGCCAACACATCCATAAATCACCCACAAGATCAAATGTCTAACTTACCCGGCAAAACATTAATAACTAAATCCCCTATTTATACCTGTATGCTATTAAGGTCAACATATTAGTTTTTGTTATGAATATCATATAGTATAAAAGCTTTAACTTACAATTGCATGAATTTCCCCATAATGTTTAGTGGATTTGGGACTGGGTCAGGTTTGCTTGCTTCGACCTGTATGCTCCTTGTCGTTGACAACCTTGTCAACGATGAGATACTGCGATCGCCGGCCCAGAGGGCGCCCCGGCTCCTCGAGTCAGATATGCCAGAGGCGTTAGACAACATAATACCGCTTAGTGTCTGTATCTATTCAGGGTGAGTGGTTGGAACAGGCATCATATTACGCCTGGATAAGTAAGAAACTAGCAGTCCTGGCTCACGAAAACTGATTTCTTTACCTAAATGAAAACTCCAAGTTTTTACCTAGTGCTTTTGATACCTTTACCAGTGTCGATATCTTTATATCTTCTGTGTGCTTTTCTATCCTTGATATTGCTGACTTTTTTGTATGAATAGCATTGGCTAATTCTTCTTGGGTTAATCCAGCTTTTTTTCTTTCTTCCTTTATCATCTCTCCAATTGCCTGTAGTTTAAAATCCTCATATTCTTCATCATAATTCCTGAATTCTTCAGAATATTTTCTTGAAACTTCCTTTTTATGGTCATCATACCTTATCATCTTTGTCCCCTCCTCAAATACTCGTTTTTATATTTAATGGCGAGCTCAATCTGTCCTTTATCTGTCTTTTGCGTCTTTTTCTGATATCCATTTGTTAATATTACTAAACTGTCCTTATCAAAAAAGCAAAATATTCTATATATATTCTATTCTTATTTCCCATATCCCTGCTGCTCCGTCTATTTTATCTAAAAATTTTCTAGGCACTCTGTCAAAACTTTGTATAATATCAAATACGAAAAATATCTTCTTTATCACTTCTTGGGTTTGCCCGTCAATAAATTCTTTGATTGGA is a genomic window containing:
- a CDS encoding transcriptional regulator, whose product is MIRYDDHKKEVSRKYSEEFRNYDEEYEDFKLQAIGEMIKEERKKAGLTQEELANAIHTKKSAISRIEKHTEDIKISTLVKVSKALGKNLEFSFR